CTGCGGTCATTACTCGGTGCTTTTTATTTTTTCTGAAATATACATAAAAACAATCATGAAAAACACAATTAATTTTGAAACATGCAGCAAATGCGGTGAATGTGCCGATGTCTGTCCTTCCGACATTATCCTGAAAAGCGATGACGGAAATTATTTTTTTCCTGAAGAACTGGAATATTTATGTGTAAAGTGTTGCCAATGTATGGCGGTTTGTCCTACCAACAGTGTAAAGGTAAATGGTTTTGAATATGGAAAAGATGTGATTGATTTGCAACATGATATTCCTGATTATCAGCATTTTGTTAACTTATTGGCCACAAGACGATCTGTCAGAAATTTTAAAGACAAGGAAGTTCCTGATGAGTTGATACAGAAAATCATTGATAGTCTTGCTTTTATGCCATTTGGATTTGAAAGTGGTGTGATACAGATTACGGTAGTCAATAACCGGAAAAAACTCAGGGAATCATTACCGTTATTCTCAGCATTTTATGATAAAATGGTTGACTGGATGGCTAATCCAATATCTCACTTTTTCATGAAAAGAGCGATGCATCCCGCAATGTATGCAACTGTAAAAGACCATTTATTGCCCATCATTAAGTCAGGGCATTATAAGCTTGAATCGGGTGATGACAATATTTTAAGGAATGCACCCTGCATGCTGATTTTTCATTCACGACTGAATGCCCCTGAGCATCTTGAAGATTGCTGGATTGCCACGACCATTGCCATGTTTTCAGCCATAACCCTTGGACTTGGAAGCACCATTATCGGCTTAGTCCCTCCTGCACTGAACAAAGGTAAAGGTATTAAAGAAGTATTTGCCATTCCTGAAGAAAATGAAGTAATATCAGCTTTGATTCTCGGTTATCCAAAGTATAAAATGAAGAAAACCGTGAATAGACCCAAAAATAATATCAACTGGTTAAAATAGGGTGTAATTTGAACGTAATCAGTTAGATAAGGTTTGTTAATAAAATAACAAAAGAATTTGCACAATCCATCATTTCCCCCTTACATTTGCCTCAGATTTTAATTAAAGCTTAAAAATAATGAGTGTAAAATACATTGAGCATATCGGTATTGCTGTAAAAGACCTTCAGACAGCCATACCTTTTTTTGAAAAACTTTTGGGAACTAAATGCTATGCTGTTGAAGAGGTTAAAGAGCAAAAAGTGAAAACTGCTTTTTTTCAGATAGGTCAAACCAAAATTGAATTGCTTGAATCGACTGATCCCGAAGGGCCAATAGGAAAATTTATTGAAAAGAAAGGGGAAGGGATTCATCATCTGGCATTTGCAGTCGAGGATATTGAGAAATGTCTGACAAAGGTAGAGCTTGACGGAATCAGCCTGATTGATAAGACACCGAGAAAGGGCGCTGAAGGGCTCGATATAGCGTTTTTACATCCCAAATCGACATTTGGTGTTTTAACTGAATTTTGTGAAAAAAAGTAAAGTGTAGAACGATGAGTATGCAGGATAAAATAAAAGAATTACTGGAGCTGAGAGAAAAAGCCCGCATGGGGGGAGGGGAAAAGAAAATTGCCAGCCAGCATCAGAAAGGAAAATTTACTGCCCGTGAGCGTCTCGATATGTTGCTTGACGAAGGGAGTTTTGAGGAATTCGATATGTTTGTTTCGCACCGTTGTATCGATTTTGGACTTGGGGAAGAACATTACCTTTCAGATGGGGTGGTTACCGGCTACGGAACCATTGATGGCAGGCTCGTCTATGTGTTTTCACAGGATTTTACGGTTTTTGGCGGTTCGCTTTCCGAAATGTTTGCCGCAAAAATCTGCAAGATCATGGATAAAGCCATCAAAGTGGGAGCTCCGGTCATTGGTATAAACGACAGCGGGGGAGCACGCATTCAGGAAGGCGTAAAAAGTCTTGGGGGTTATGCTGAAATTTTCCAGCGAAATATTCTTGCTTCTGGCCTGATTCCACAGATTTCGGCTATTTTTGGCCCTTGTGCCGGTGGGGCTGTATATTCACCCGCTCTGACCGATTTTAATATTATGACCAAAAAAACGAGCTACATGTTCGTTACCGGTCCTAAGGTAGTTAAATCAGTTACAGGTGAAGAAGTAACATCGGAAGAGCTTGGCGGAGCAATGGTACATTCAACCCGAAGCGGAGTTGCTCATTTTGTTTCAGATACGGAGGAAGAAGGCATCATGCTGATTCGAAAACTGCTGAGTTTTCTCCCACAGAACAATCTGGAGGATCCCCCCCTGGCTTTCTGTGATGATCCTATTGACAGGCTTGAAGATTCATTGAATGAGATTATTCCGGAAAGCACGCAGAAACCTTATGATGTCAAACAGGTCATAGAAGCCATAGTCGATTATCATGAGTATCTGGAAGTTCAGCGTGATTATGCTCCGAATATTGTAACAGCTTTTGCCCGTTTCAACGGAATGTCAGTCGGCATTGTGGCCAATCAGCCAAATTATCTTGCCGGAGTTCTCGACATTAATGCTTCGAGGAAGGCCGCACGTTTTGTCCGTTTTTGCGATGCTTTCAATATTCCGATAGTAACTTTGGTTGATGTACCCGGATTTTTACCCGGAACTGCCCAGGAATATGGCGGAATTATCCTGCATGGAGCAAAACTTTTGTATGCCTACGGAGAAGCAACAGTTCCCAAGGTAACTGTTATTTTGAGAAAGGCTTATGGTGGTGCTTACGATGTGATGAGTTCAAAACATCTCAGGGGTGACATTAATTATGCCTGGCCGGGTGCTGAAATTGCCGTCATGGGGCCGAAAGGAGCCATCGAGGTATTGCTCAGCCGTGAACTTTCCAGCATTGAAGATGAAAAGGCTAAAATAGCTTTCCTCATGCAAAAGGAAGAAGAATATAAACAGAAATTTGCCAACCCTTATGTGGCTGCCAAACATGGTTATCTGGATGATGTTATTGA
This sequence is a window from Sphingobacteriales bacterium. Protein-coding genes within it:
- a CDS encoding 4Fe-4S binding protein; translation: MKNTINFETCSKCGECADVCPSDIILKSDDGNYFFPEELEYLCVKCCQCMAVCPTNSVKVNGFEYGKDVIDLQHDIPDYQHFVNLLATRRSVRNFKDKEVPDELIQKIIDSLAFMPFGFESGVIQITVVNNRKKLRESLPLFSAFYDKMVDWMANPISHFFMKRAMHPAMYATVKDHLLPIIKSGHYKLESGDDNILRNAPCMLIFHSRLNAPEHLEDCWIATTIAMFSAITLGLGSTIIGLVPPALNKGKGIKEVFAIPEENEVISALILGYPKYKMKKTVNRPKNNINWLK
- the mce gene encoding methylmalonyl-CoA epimerase; this encodes MSVKYIEHIGIAVKDLQTAIPFFEKLLGTKCYAVEEVKEQKVKTAFFQIGQTKIELLESTDPEGPIGKFIEKKGEGIHHLAFAVEDIEKCLTKVELDGISLIDKTPRKGAEGLDIAFLHPKSTFGVLTEFCEKK
- a CDS encoding acyl-CoA carboxylase subunit beta, producing MSMQDKIKELLELREKARMGGGEKKIASQHQKGKFTARERLDMLLDEGSFEEFDMFVSHRCIDFGLGEEHYLSDGVVTGYGTIDGRLVYVFSQDFTVFGGSLSEMFAAKICKIMDKAIKVGAPVIGINDSGGARIQEGVKSLGGYAEIFQRNILASGLIPQISAIFGPCAGGAVYSPALTDFNIMTKKTSYMFVTGPKVVKSVTGEEVTSEELGGAMVHSTRSGVAHFVSDTEEEGIMLIRKLLSFLPQNNLEDPPLAFCDDPIDRLEDSLNEIIPESTQKPYDVKQVIEAIVDYHEYLEVQRDYAPNIVTAFARFNGMSVGIVANQPNYLAGVLDINASRKAARFVRFCDAFNIPIVTLVDVPGFLPGTAQEYGGIILHGAKLLYAYGEATVPKVTVILRKAYGGAYDVMSSKHLRGDINYAWPGAEIAVMGPKGAIEVLLSRELSSIEDEKAKIAFLMQKEEEYKQKFANPYVAAKHGYLDDVIEPRNTRFRIIRALQSLATKKDVNPPKKHSNLPL